In Vespa velutina chromosome 1, iVesVel2.1, whole genome shotgun sequence, the genomic stretch agttaaataaaagattgacTTCCTGATATTTCTGATTACTCAAGAAAGACCTTGAATCTTTCGAAGGATTCATAATTCGTAAGAGTTATAAGTAATAATTCTCCTAGAGTAAATGGattcgatatcgataatatctttttcgaaTGTTAACGAAGCAAATATCTTAGTAAGTAGAGTGAAGGGCGTATCTCTTAGGGAGAGTTACATTgacttttttctatcctttctattctctctatcttccttttttcttttttcttttttctttttttcttttttgctttctttctttttcttccttaggTCGATTGAATCGACCAAGAACAGAAACGATCGTACGCGCCCCAAGAGAGGGTTGGCTGATCTAAATTGAATAGACGTTTCGTGATGTAGTGCAAGACGTTACCTACCAGCACGGGAGACGCCCACGATAAGGGCCATTCACATttccaagagaaagaaagaaagaaagaaagaaagagagagagagagaaggagagaaagagagagaaggagagagagagagagagagagagagtaaatctTTCAGTATTCACGTCTCCATTAGACTTTCTTAGCtgaggaaaaggaagatggCGATCGTGACGAGTGCCAGGAGATATATCGGACTCGATGAAAACTCTACGAACGATCCCTTCGAAGGATTGGATTCTAGATGGACGTTTAAAAGGAACTCGAATCCTTGATTCTATCTTTCAACATAGTACAACCCCGACTTCTCGATTTACGCGGATTATTTGTTTcaatggattttcttttttcttcttctttttgtttattttcttttccttttttatttatttgtttctccttTACGCGGAAGAAAAGCACGTAAGAAGAGTCGACCGAAGGTCGAacggaaaagaggaaaaaagaaaaaaaaaaagaaaaaaagaaaaataaatcaaagaagttataaaaagatttctttcatatattctcaaaaaaggaatttttgataaagatctgatgagaaacaaagaaatcgtaataaattttattcattgtcaatatataaattgaaatctaAGAATCTAATACCGCGTCGaccttttatcttttgatcATTATCACAAAGTAATAGAGAAATAAGTTATGACGCAATCTATTATATAgtgtcgttttcttttttttttttttccttttttttctttttctttttttttttttacagtttttTGATCCAACACACCGTTGCATTAGTCTCAACTTTTTCCATCGACCACGCAGCAACCAGTCAATTTTCTTAAGTATTAGTTCTTAGTACTTTGGATTAAACTAtagtttttttccttcttttttttttttttttttcacaaagaaTAATCACTGataatggaagaagaagaaaaaaaataatgagcGCGTAAACAGGACGATTATTTACTCCTccatgaaaagaaagaaagaaagaaagaaagaaaaaaaaaagaaaagaaaactaccGAAAAAAAGTTTCCGCATGAATCACGAAACGCATCAGGtgtaatcaaaattaaaatttcattttgcattatatatcgattttggTGTTACtgattgatgaaaaaaaaaaaaaaaaagaaaaagaaaaaatattaacaattacaaCGTACAAGTATCAAGGATATTTCCAATAAGTGTACGAGAGAAAATTATGTGAATTATTGAacattcataaaaaaagagagagagagagagagagagagaaaacaaaaaagaaagaaagaaaacaagcggaaaaaacaaagaaaaagaaaactttcgaaGTTAATTCCTTTGTCTCTTACTACTACTCGAGAATGACCGTCAATATcctcgaatatatttttcttcggatAGGCAatgaaagagatgaaagaaaaaaaaaaatctttacaaGTGACTTGTGCTCGATTACTACGTTGTTTTATTCAAAGACACCGCTTGATAAATGACTAGGAAGATGAGAGAAGTCGATGTAAGGATGATAACGGTCACGGATGTCATTAGGGACGCCGTCGGCAACCATTGGTGTCGAGAGTCTCGAATAAGCTCAAACGATCGACACTAGCAATCGAAGTAATTTCTAATTACGAAggatctttttattatatggaaTCATACATTCaggcacacacatacatatatatatatatatatgtacacacacacacacacacacacacacacatatatatatatatatatatataaataagaaaaaatagtgTGTAATATCGTAATCTTTAAAATAACATCGACGGATACGTGTTAGATTCTTTAGATTTGCGTTAGCCACGCAAAGAGAAGCTCAGCTTCTCGATGTTGGTCCTTTGCCTTGGGAAGAATCATCGTTAACCCCAGGGTGACACGTACGACCAGCAGCACGAGTCGTTTTCACCTGCAACCGGTTCGTAGGTAAGAGACTACGATGCTGTTTTACGAAGGAGACACTACGTGATAAATTACCGTCTGAATGGACGACCATGATGTACGCTGATAACGTCCGCGGACATGATTAAACTCAGCCACTCCATTGAAagtaagaatgagagaaacagagagagaaaaagagatagatagatagatagagagagagagagagagagagagagagagagaaatggagagaaagagagagtatgtaAGGCTCACAACCATTGGTAACAACAGACTCGTAAACGAAACTCTTGATTTTAGTGCGGTGTAACCGTGGCAGTATTTTACGACGAGGTTGCGTATCCTTCACCGTAGGAGTGGAAGGATCTATTATTTGCATAAATCTGTTGATGCTTTTAGCACTTGAAGAGAGTTACTTCAACCAGGAAGTTCATACTCCTTTtcagtttctctttttctttctctttctcttttgtcatATCATACCACCAATTTAAAGTTAAAAgttattacttattttcttttctctctctctctctctctctctctctctctctctctctctttctcgctctttttttttttttttacaatcacgttttaaattttcgaaatgaaaaattaatactaataggatatataaaattgttaactaGTCATTATTTATCTTACATCTTCTTCTATGTATACGATATTCCTTATTAATGTTAGATTAATGGTAAATATTtcctaaaaaaattaatgtttcttaattaatcttaaatccgatttaaatatattttaattctataatatataatatacttcatatatatatgcatactaTTTAAATGTACAAAAAATCGGATAAATACAGTATCATATTGATACATACACCaagatgattattatatatatatatatatatatatatatatatatataaatatttttttttataaacaacgaAGTATAACAATGACTTTTTAggtgattattataaaactcTTTCTTGAGGCtcgtcaatttattttatcaatcataaaaacttacaattatttttttattttttatttttttctttttttttttttttagattataaaACTACAAACCTAGAAACTTTTGGCCCATCCcgtatattatctatttattatctatttattatctatttattaactatttatttaaaaattatttcaaaactCGAACGTTACGAAACAGTATCGAGAAAGTAAGaataaatctttcttcttttctcccgAAGATGAATTCCGTTCGGGTCATGAAAGGTTCTTCTTGCTTTGgataagaaataaggaaaaaaaaaaaaaaaaaaaaaaagaaaagaaaggaaagaaaataaataaaaataaaaatatcagcgAGGACGAATCGATCCTTATCGATTAGTCTGTTTCACATAGAAAGACTTTATGGGGAACGTGCTAAGAGAAATTTGCATGCATATTTTCAGCATGGAAACTCGGCTTTGCACGAAGCCTCATGGCGAGGATACAGCCGGACTGTTGCTGCTTTGGCTAAGGCCCTCGGGACTCAACGCGCTCCTTTGCACGCGAGGAATCTAGCTGGATTTGCGCCGCTTCACCTCGCTTGTCAAAATGGCCATAACCAAAGCTGTCGAGAACTTCTTCTAGCTGGATGCAATCCCGATCTTCAAAACAATGTATGTTATATAACagaataactttaataattattcttattttttaatttcttatcatcTATGACATTAGATCTACaacgaatttaatattaatcccttggtatacatatgttattatttattattagattgtAAAACAATTTATGTTTCATTTGAATGatcatttaattgaattaattttcatggaaaattttcaatgaactaaacaaaatattatacatttttgacattttcattgttattaatcatttctttctttttttttttttaactgtaTGATAAAgtcattttttcataataattcgtGTTTCATTGGAAtattgtgttttttttctaatatcgaatttcatgaaaaaaaaaagaagaaaaaaagacaaagaaaaaacatttgcaATACCAAATGcattgatattttcatttcatttttttttttcacctaaGCAATGAATTTCTTAacgattttataatgattcatGTTTTATTGGAATTATTTGTTTGTAATTGAATTTCgtgcgaaaaaagaaaaaaaagaaacaaaatttgcACTGCCAAATAAAGTATTTGTtgatttacattaatattttcaacgtttttatttatatgatgaatttgttaacaattttataatgattcaCGTTTATaccatttatttcattctaattAAATCTTAATACTCACGGGATAAAAggaattgtttataattatattttataaggaATAATTTGTAACATTTTAATCGATCTCGTTACGTGcttgaagaaaagataatcgattaaatttacgaatttattcgataacaCTGGAATAATAGTTATCAGTAATGcgataaattgttttttttttgttccctttCATACACGTTACCTTATCATCATAAATATCCAAGTAATCGTATGCtcgattaatcatttattaaattcattcatCACTATCATTAATCGCAGTGGACGTTCATAGGCTTGGCCCATCCGGTTTAACGACTCGAACGACTATCTTTCAATACCCTCTTCCTTCGGCATATTTAATATcggaataatttaaattttattttatttttatatatatctgtatatatatatatatatatatatttgttttttattattaatttcagtATGGAGACACGCCACTTCATACATCGGCGCGTTACGGTCACGCAGGTGTTACGCGTATCTTAATATCGGCGCTCTGCAGGGTCTCTGAACAAAATAAAGTAAGTAAGCATAGCGTTTGTAAATTCaatttgacgaaaaaaaaacgttatgattgaataataaaattgcaataataaaaatgatctataATAATACACCATACATACGTATGGATTTCAATACATTCAAATTTTAAACTTCGATCAACtttaacatatacataacgcttaatcaaaataaattaaattttaactaACTTTACTTGCAATTAAATTCagacaaattttaatatcatctatgatagaaaaataattaaaataaatctaatacacgatttacgatttaataatgaaaatcaatctaagaatattttctacagtcattgtatattatcatcgaaaattttgagaatatatatatataaaaaaaaaaaaagaaaaaaaaaataaaaggaaaaattgaaaatttctattaataagaaaacgaaaattaatttcattaataatatatattctcatttattttctcgatcACGCAGAACGGTGACACGGCACTCCACATTGCCGCAGCGATGGGCCGTCGGAAGTTGACGAGGATACTTCTTGAAGCCGGTTGTGATAGGACGCTGCGAAACAAGCAGGGCGAGACAGCGAAGGATATAGCTCGTCGCAAAAACCTGACGGAGATACTCGAGATAATCGGTAAGGCAAGGAGCAAGAGTAGAGCCCGTAGCAAAAGTCGGGACGAGGAATCGAGTAACGACAAGGTCGATGGCAGTGGTGGCAGTGCTGTCGCTGCTAAGTgcgatagaaacgaaaagaaacggGAAAAGACTGGTAGCGGTACCAGTGGTAGTAGGGATGGTTGTACGatcaagaaggaaaagaagaaacataaaGGAGGTAGTGCCGGTAGCGGCGGAAAGACTCACAAAGTACATTTTGAAAAGGCTGTGATGGGAAGACAATGGTCACCTTATGGTTGCCATTATTATCCAGATCCAGATTCTTTTCCACAGCCAAGATTAGACTCGTTACCACCTGACCCATTAGGAAGGGGTGAACAATATTATCTAGACTTGGCTGGTAATATAAGAAAGGGTCCGGTTGGTGTAGGGTATACTTGTTATTGCGCACCTTTCTTCAGGCATATGGAGGcaaaattagaaagagataaggCAGAATTGAAGGCACATATAGATCAGGCACATGAAAGATTGGATTTGAAAGTGGCTAATCTCGAGAGAAGAACCCGCGGACAGATTTCCGAATTAACTAGATGCGTAGCAGCTGAAAGAGCACGTTGCGACGAAAGACATCAACATCTTCAACAGAAATTATCACGTGGTGGTAGAGGTAGGCACAGTGAAAGACCAGCTAGAACGTCGAATGTCGACGATCAAGTACCTCCTACTCGTGCCAGATCTCTCGAGGATTTACTTGATGATAGACCACAGGATAGAAGCTTTGAAATTCCTGGTGAAACTCCTGTTTATCGAGGTAGTCTTGATGATTTAGATATTCCTGCTATACCTAGGCTAAGCAAATCGATGAAGGATCTTCCTTCGGGATCGGGTATGGCTAGGTCGACCTTGAGAGTACTTGACGTTCCAGCAAGATTGAATGAGACTTTCGACGGTGTCATCAGGCAAGATCGTAGCTCTCCTCTTGGTGCAGCATCATCGCCGTCTATGGGCTCGAGACAACAGACTCGTCGGCAACGGGTAAgtctgaaatattttcattttttcgcaTTATATCTGATCAAAGTTTGATTTATTACTTTGCCATTATGCTTTTATTTTAGACGTCTCTCTCGCAGGAACAGGGTACTAATATTAGCCAGGAAGAAAATAACGCGACTCGTAAAAATGGCGAAGAAAATTCAGGAGAATGGAGATCGTCACCGAGTCGTCGTAGCGTTCACGAGATGATCAAACGATTTCAACAAGTACCTGGCATGCATAATGGCTGGCGTGGACAACGTTCTGGTAGTAGCGAACCTACCAGCCCGGAACACAGTCAGTGTTCACAAAACAAAAGGATTCAACCACAGGGTGGTGTAGGGAATAACTGGCATGGTGAAGGTGAAGGTAACCTGAATATTCGGGAGAATCTcatcagttttatttttttcttatttttatcatcgaaattattaaataataattattaaatataaataattaaatccttTCTTAGATCGAATAAATGTCTAAACGTATATCACATTCTTATTACCAATGTAGGTAATAACAGTGAAAGTAGCGAGGGAGAGGATGACATGGAACAACCAGAAGCCCTAAAAGGAAATGTTTCGAACAAAGGTGTTATACAAGAAGATGTTCATTACGACAGCATAGCCAGGATGCCTTACAGATCGCGTAGTGCTGTTTATAGTCCTACTCCACTCTTACACGATGCTCACAATGATTCTGGATATAGTACACGTATGTATGGATCGAGTAAAGGAGCCTCACCTTCTCTCTCAGGTAATGAAAATTCACATTGAACGTAGTAAATGGGCAAAATGTTCATGGaaacgtattattataaatgaaacattcatttgaaattgaaGGACAATTAGAATGCGATGTTATTCTACCACCTTCCCAAGGAGGTGCCTTCCCAAGTGGAGAACAATTGGCTGCCTTATTGGAACAACCAAGAGGACATGATTTAACTGTATACGAAAGAGGCGCAGACAATGTTGTCATTAATATAGGAACTGCGAGTCTCgtttaatgtaattttcttctgttttttttgtttcttttttttttttttacgagatttATCACAAATGTGAACGTGGAACTTCCAAAGATGACGCAAAATCGGGCTCGCTCGTAATTTTGTGAACTCGTCATTAGCGAAAGGTAATTCATACAACTACGTTCTCTTCTATAGACTTATTCGCGTACcttctcattattttttaaacgttgTCCAATACGTGCTCATTTTTGTAGAATAATAGCAATTACAAAcgatttcttttacatatacatatatatatatatatatatgtatatatatatacctgtgttcatatttttatataaatattatgttaaaaagagagatcgaaatGTTAGTTGTTTGTAATTTGAGTACAAATATAAGAGTTTTTGTTCATCATATTAACGTAGTTACGAATAATCTTCGATCGTCGTGTGTGTAGTAGAAATTTAATTCTGTTTGTTGCCATgcatcaaaagaaaaaaaggaaaaaaaaaaaaaaaaagaaaaaaaaaaaaagaaagaaaaaaaggaaaaaaaaatatataaattaagaatatttattgcGCTAcgcgtgcatgtgtgtgtcATACTATGTACAAGTTTTCTTCGATCTAATTTTTAGATTATCTTAATgcaatatagaaatatatggatgacattgtattttttatgctCCTAATAATTGATACAATGTGTCTTTTATTACACATTAAAGAATATACCGATGCTTCGTTCTTTCAGTATCAGAAGTGAAGTCAGAGATGGAAGAGTGATAAAGAGGATCTCCCATTAATGTCATTGAATTAGATTTGTAAATTTTCACGACTACATAATCACCagcttctatttttcttttagtagTTGAATGTTCACTGACAGGTATACTGGCACAAGGAAGTAAAACTCTTATATTGTTATCATTTCTTCCTTGAAGTTTCTGATCACACTTCCTGCTCACCTAccaaaaataaatgtacacATATCTCaatctaataaatatctttcacATTtgtactgatatatatatatatatatatatatatatatatatatatatatatatatacatctgttagaaaaaaaaaaaaggaaaagaaaaacttacaCCTTCCACGAGTACAAGCTGTTTTTGACCTATGTATATACCATTCaatttttctgtctcttttctatACAATGCTATCATTCTTTGGAGTCTATCTGATTTAACGTTTGCTTCAACGTCATCTTTGTATCGATGATATGCTGTTGTTTTCTATATttgtataacaaatatttatgaatgaatatttatcTTCGCATATATTGATTAGTCGATTCAGATTACCTCTCTCATACTATACGCGAATAGAAAGGCAGTATTATATTTGACTAATTTGATCAATGATAAAGTATCCTGAAATTCTTCCTCTGTCTCCCCACAAAAACCAGCAATAAAATCACTGGATAACGCGACTTCCGGTAGTATATCACGTATGTGATTTACAAGATCAATATATGCCTCTCTTGTATATCCACGTCTCATTCTTTCTAATACAGCGGAATTACCACTTTGTGCAGGTAAATGAATCTGCTTAGAAATATTTGGCCTTTCTGCTATTAATTCGAGTACTTCGTTGGGAAAATCTTTTGGATGAGGTGACGTAAATCTGATAAAAGATCaatctaataaatatcattttatcatttctattattcattaaaatatctatcttaaaataattaccTTATTCTCATTTCTGGATTAATTAGAGATACCTTATCTAATAGATCACTGAATCTTAATCCACCctttttagttttatatacTGTTTTAAATCCTTTAACAAGATTAGTTTCTACGTTTGAAGGTGTATAAAAATCTGATTGAGATAAATCTCTATAACTATTTACATTTTGTCCTAAAAGAATAACTTCCTTTATACCCTCATCCGATAAATGttgaatttcattaataatactatCAATAGGTCTCGATCTTTCTCTACCCCTTGTAAATGGTACTATACAGTATGTACACATATTGTCACATCCTCGCATAATGGAACtgcaagtaataataaaattataataaaatttaaattctatttgGATATTGGATAATGTAATtgatgttaaaaaatttcaaatacattACACAAATGCACTGACAGAATTTGAATCAAGCCTAACAGGTAAGATATCTGCATAAGTCTCATCAAGcgataataaaacattaatagCAGTTTCTTTATCGGTTTTTGCCAGAAGTCTTGGTAAATCCTTGTAACTATCAGGACCAGCAATCACATCTATTGCatgttctttttctaatattttatgcTTTAAACGTTCCGCCATACATCCTATCgcataaacaaataataaaaggacgatcataaatcataatatcCCTTAATATATTGATCATACCTAATAATCCAATTTTTAAAGGAACTTTTTCGatcctttttcgtttcatatgacttaaatgaaataacttattccatattttttgttcCGCACCATCTCTAATAGCGCAAGTAACTAAAAGCACAATATCagcatttttcatattattcgtAAATTGATAACCATGACTTTTTAATATAGACCATATTATCTCTGTATCATTGACATTCATTGCACATCCATGGACATCAAAATATACTGAAACATGAGTaagaatgatataaatattattgtagaaAAACAATCCCATAAACAAaccttatttatatttaccttTTTGATTTTGACCATGTACATTCTGAATGTatggaatattttcaacggTAGGAATATTAGAAACATTGTTATCGTGTTCATTGTTTTTTGTCAAAAAGTCTCGAAGGGACAATCCATCTTTgggtaaatattttcttttttcttttttattatcactgAAATTGTCGACATTAGATACTGTCGAATTTAGAAATACAGTAGTATTTAGTGTACgacaattataaatttcatgaaTATTAACGATTTTCCATAATCGTGCATATTTATTTAGACATTGTCTTGATGAGACATAACATAGATTAAtaattcctttcatttttatcattatacgtttcacatatatacgatattaaacATAATCATTTTATGTGAGACTCATAttagtaaatttttaatatagtcAAAAATTAGAATTGAATCGAAGAGAATACAAATTCTAACCTAATTTCCATAATTTCCGCCATTCCTTCGCGACTTGCGCGCTCTCTAGtggcaaatattttttatactcggttaattttcttttttttttttttttaaatcctatttgtagatacttttctttttttaatccaatTTCTATATCTGTTTTCACAATatcgttgatatatatatatatataggaattaAAGggatttatcgatataataataaagaatatattgaaaataacatAAGAATAGATTTCGCAATAAAGGAAATTCGGACAAATGAAAGGTCATTCCTAGAAAGATTCTTACGATTGGGGCGGCTTGCTATacgataaatacaaatttatttgatttaataatttttcgatgaaacgtcgtatattaacttattaaaaattttttcattataaattttcaaaggttacaaaacaaattgaaatatacgtatgtatgttaatCTCCTTTGTACAAATATCTCTGAGGACTTATACGATATTCAATTCTTttgattgtattttatatgtatccaGTTGTATGGAAATATTACTTGAGCTTGGTAGAATTGATAAAAACGATCTTACgggaaaacaataaatataattatatatatagcattaccttaatttttcaatcaaatGGTTAACATCTctcgtaacaaaaaaaaaaaaaaataaaaattagaaacaattaacattcaaataaattaacacaaatttccaattttatttcattattatattttctatgtttttGAAATCCAAACACATCTATTTACGacttatcgataaaataatacaataaatatctgaattcttttaaaattaaaatatcttccttttctgACATCCTTGGTGTGacgtgtaattttttttcctttcttttcttttctttttttttttttttaattatttttttctctttttaaatatttttttttaaaggctTCCTCAAATGCGCATTTTtcgctttgttttttttttttttttttttctttttcttcttctcttatctACCAAGTTTAATCAATCACAAGCACAGCTTCAATCAAATTGTTCGTCCATTATGTCGTAATGAGATTTTTACTAAGCGAATATAAGACAAAATTCAATGTTATTCATTCTGCACGttattttaatcgtacgaaatttcttgttaaatatataaaagcgtgaaaagaaaaacggattAACAAAAAGAGcacataatttctttttttgttttttttttttgtgcatACACTTAAACTGTTATTATAAAGAGGGGCGGGACGGGGCGGGGCGGGGCGAGgcgaggaggggggggggtggaggtaaaaataagataagaggaaagatattttatcaCCGCTACTCTACACTGTATTTTTTGTTCACAtctattaaatgtattaattgcAACTGTGACGTCTTCTCTAAGAATATATTGCAAGTATTGgctaataatttacaatttactgttatatataaaatagtaaagTCAGATAATATAAGAATGTTCTTACCATGAtgattcccttttttttcttttcttttttctttttttttttttcttgtttttctttttaaatctaacaatttattcttttaattattatttcattaaagcCACAACTGTTCGCTTCatgattatctttttataaatttgataatatctaGGACACTCTTTCAGCttcatattaatcattaaaaatattctcactTAAAGTTCATGCCAAATTTCAAGCtcacatataatattaacacatttattattatacccaCATTTGTAACTCGCATTGAATGCTTCGTATGAGATTGTAAATgcttttaattctatttatttctatacttttttgttttgttttgtttttatttttcttcttcatctgaATTTATTGTAATGTTGTCCCTTGTGAGATAATATTTAGAACTTAGATAGttaagtattttaatttaatcaattacaCAAAGGAAATAACGAAGGAATCAAGTGATAAGTTTAGAATTAAAGAATAgcaaaataatagaaaagtatgataataaaaagtacGATCTCAAAATTTAGAACCTCTTGGTTTAAATCAGTAAATAAAGGGGGGGATCGTCTGAGTAAGATACATTCAAGCACTGAAAATGCTACCAAGCGctgacaaaagaaataaacttgtattcttattttatgaaCCTTACATCTTAtacaaagacaaaaaaatcaattacctCCTGTATCGGCATTGcaaaatagaaatttgtaaaaatcacTAAGGCTAAGTCAATTAAGTAgacatttttcttgtttactgGTGAATGTTCGAGGAGAATCAGGCTAAAGTATAGCGTACATATGGGACTTCAACATCGTTTCCTTCGGCATCATTACAACAGAGTTCAAATACCAATGCTCTTACATGTGGctccaattttttctttgatacttTCTTGACAACCTCAGACATCAATAGGCCCATACGCTCTTCGCATTTTGGTTTTGGCATAAAGAATGAATATAACATGCATACACCTTGAGATAGCATAGTGACTTCGAGATTATGATgctttttgaaataatttaagaattcTTTGAGTGTAAGTTCTCCCCTTACTTCGAATCTATCCCATAATGTCCATTCtgtatcataatattttaatttaggTGCAGAAATAGGTTCAGAAAATCCAAAGAATGGTAAGGCCAAATTAACAAAACCATTTTTATAAACGGATAAGTCTCTAACACCTCTggttaatttatataactcTAGGCATACCAGTCC encodes the following:
- the LOC124950356 gene encoding ankyrin repeat domain-containing protein 6 isoform X2, with translation MPVTRSEILLDIYGDETGGISRAYEMCVAGMAEKLREACVRGEAERVARLLDEGIKPQPDENGRSPLLLAAALGHTDVCNALLLREAEVNAADSSGVTPLQRAAAEGHLEVVELLLKHGADVARQDTLHGNSALHEASWRGYSRTVAALAKALGTQRAPLHARNLAGFAPLHLACQNGHNQSCRELLLAGCNPDLQNNYGDTPLHTSARYGHAGVTRILISALCRVSEQNKNGDTALHIAAAMGRRKLTRILLEAGCDRTLRNKQGETAKDIARRKNLTEILEIIGKARSKSRARSKSRDEESSNDKVDGSGGSAVAAKCDRNEKKREKTGSGTSGSRDGCTIKKEKKKHKGGSAGSGGKTHKVHFEKAVMGRQWSPYGCHYYPDPDSFPQPRLDSLPPDPLGRGEQYYLDLAGNIRKGPVGVGYTCYCAPFFRHMEAKLERDKAELKAHIDQAHERLDLKVANLERRTRGQISELTRCVAAERARCDERHQHLQQKLSRGGRGRHSERPARTSNVDDQVPPTRARSLEDLLDDRPQDRSFEIPGETPVYRGSLDDLDIPAIPRLSKSMKDLPSGSGMARSTLRVLDVPARLNETFDGVIRQDRSSPLGAASSPSMGSRQQTRRQRTSLSQEQGTNISQEENNATRKNGEENSGEWRSSPSRRSVHEMIKRFQQVPGMHNGWRGQRSGSSEPTSPEHSQCSQNKRIQPQGGVGNNWHGEGNNSESSEGEDDMEQPEALKGNVSNKGVIQEDVHYDSIARMPYRSRSAVYSPTPLLHDAHNDSGYSTRMYGSSKGASPSLSGQLECDVILPPSQGGAFPSGEQLAALLEQPRGHDLTVYERGADNVVINIGTASLV
- the LOC124950356 gene encoding ankyrin repeat domain-containing protein 6 isoform X1 translates to MPVTRSEILLDIYGDETGGISRAYEMCVAGMAEKLREACVRGEAERVARLLDEGIKPQPDENGRSPLLLAAALGHTDVCNALLLREAEVNAADSSGVTPLQRAAAEGHLEVVELLLKHGADVARQDTLHGNSALHEASWRGYSRTVAALAKALGTQRAPLHARNLAGFAPLHLACQNGHNQSCRELLLAGCNPDLQNNYGDTPLHTSARYGHAGVTRILISALCRVSEQNKNGDTALHIAAAMGRRKLTRILLEAGCDRTLRNKQGETAKDIARRKNLTEILEIIGKARSKSRARSKSRDEESSNDKVDGSGGSAVAAKCDRNEKKREKTGSGTSGSRDGCTIKKEKKKHKGGSAGSGGKTHKVHFEKAVMGRQWSPYGCHYYPDPDSFPQPRLDSLPPDPLGRGEQYYLDLAGNIRKGPVGVGYTCYCAPFFRHMEAKLERDKAELKAHIDQAHERLDLKVANLERRTRGQISELTRCVAAERARCDERHQHLQQKLSRGGRGRHSERPARTSNVDDQVPPTRARSLEDLLDDRPQDRSFEIPGETPVYRGSLDDLDIPAIPRLSKSMKDLPSGSGMARSTLRVLDVPARLNETFDGVIRQDRSSPLGAASSPSMGSRQQTRRQRTSLSQEQGTNISQEENNATRKNGEENSGEWRSSPSRRSVHEMIKRFQQVPGMHNGWRGQRSGSSEPTSPEHSQCSQNKRIQPQGGVGNNWHGEGEGNNSESSEGEDDMEQPEALKGNVSNKGVIQEDVHYDSIARMPYRSRSAVYSPTPLLHDAHNDSGYSTRMYGSSKGASPSLSGQLECDVILPPSQGGAFPSGEQLAALLEQPRGHDLTVYERGADNVVINIGTASLV